In the genome of Taurinivorans muris, one region contains:
- a CDS encoding GntR family transcriptional regulator, with the protein MDFKKQTYAIQVSQFIRKMIQEGKLSPGAPVKENDLATFLNISRAPIREALQILTQDGLIVSEPQKGKTIRVLSAKEIIDGYALTAILEAEGIIMSLDNWTDEDNKDLLNILKKMGNKSKKAADITDLAELDELLHNMLLSRCTNEQLIENARRFSSNISKYLCREYWKKSFNPQSFYSRHKKVVDSFFTKNPEQIRKTIFDHYNELAVAISKLIEND; encoded by the coding sequence ATGGATTTTAAAAAGCAAACGTATGCGATTCAAGTCAGTCAATTCATTAGAAAAATGATTCAAGAGGGAAAATTATCCCCCGGCGCCCCTGTAAAAGAAAACGATTTGGCGACTTTTCTCAACATCAGCCGAGCGCCGATACGTGAAGCTTTGCAAATTCTCACCCAAGACGGTCTTATCGTTTCCGAACCGCAAAAAGGAAAAACCATTCGGGTGCTCTCTGCAAAAGAAATTATTGACGGATACGCCCTTACCGCCATTTTGGAAGCAGAGGGAATTATCATGTCCCTTGATAATTGGACCGATGAAGATAACAAAGATTTGCTCAATATTCTAAAAAAAATGGGAAACAAAAGCAAAAAAGCCGCCGATATCACAGACCTTGCCGAGCTTGACGAACTTTTGCACAATATGCTTTTATCCCGCTGCACCAATGAACAATTAATTGAAAACGCACGCCGTTTTTCTTCCAATATTTCAAAATACTTATGCCGTGAATACTGGAAAAAATCCTTTAACCCCCAATCGTTTTACTCAAGACATAAGAAAGTTGTGGATTCTTTCTTCACCAAAAATCCCGAACAAATACGAAAAACTATTTTTGACCATTATAATGAGCTTGCTGTCGCCATTTCAAAATTAATCGAAAACGATTAA
- the dsrK gene encoding sulfate reduction electron transfer complex DsrMKJOP subunit DsrK, whose product MAKMPTSDQLLAQTPTSFPDKGWMDIKAEFIPGRYPYPAKAETMEKMGFVNAHTWAPEDEDWNLPENWEEILYDGLKERLEKHRSLKVFMDTCVRCGACADKCHFFLGTNDPKNMPVLRAELLRSIYRKDFTLAGKILGKYAGARSVNKDVVKELFSYAYQCTECRRCSLFCPYGIDTAEITAIVRELLYDLGLGINWVMEPVANCNRTGNHLGIQPHAFKEIVEFLCDDIETVTGIRINPPFNEKGHEVLFITPSGDVFADPGIYTFMGYLMLFHEIGLDYTLSTYASEGGNFGSFVSFDMAKKLNAKMYHEAERLGAKWILGGECGHMWRVINQYMATYNGPTPPNMETPVSPITGTVFENAKATKMVHIVEFTADLIKHNKLNLRPERNDHLITTWHDSCNPSRAMGCFEEPRSILKAVCNNFFEMPEHTIREETFCCGSGSGLNSEEVMDLRMRGGLPRANAVRWVADHHDVNRVACMCALDRAILPPLMNYWVPGVDVSGLHELVANALVMKDETQPRTMDLRQEDLEFPDPEPEEEIDESQAGEEQENGGDE is encoded by the coding sequence ATGGCAAAAATGCCTACCTCTGATCAGCTTTTGGCTCAAACGCCTACTAGCTTTCCCGACAAAGGCTGGATGGACATTAAAGCTGAATTTATCCCCGGTCGTTATCCTTACCCGGCTAAAGCTGAAACAATGGAAAAAATGGGCTTTGTCAATGCCCATACTTGGGCTCCTGAGGATGAGGACTGGAATCTTCCTGAAAATTGGGAAGAAATTTTGTATGATGGTTTGAAAGAGCGCCTTGAAAAACACCGTTCTTTAAAAGTATTTATGGATACCTGCGTTCGCTGCGGTGCTTGTGCGGATAAATGTCACTTCTTCCTCGGCACGAACGACCCTAAGAATATGCCGGTGCTCCGTGCGGAGCTTTTGCGTTCCATTTACCGCAAGGATTTCACGTTAGCGGGTAAAATCCTCGGCAAATATGCCGGTGCGCGTTCCGTGAACAAAGACGTTGTGAAAGAGCTTTTCTCTTATGCTTACCAATGTACGGAATGCCGCCGTTGTTCATTGTTCTGCCCTTACGGTATCGACACGGCTGAAATCACGGCTATCGTCCGCGAACTTTTATACGATCTCGGACTCGGTATCAACTGGGTTATGGAGCCTGTCGCAAACTGTAACCGTACCGGCAACCACTTGGGCATTCAACCCCATGCGTTTAAAGAAATCGTGGAATTTTTGTGCGATGATATCGAAACCGTCACCGGTATCCGTATCAATCCTCCTTTCAACGAAAAAGGCCATGAAGTTCTTTTCATCACCCCTTCCGGTGACGTATTCGCCGACCCCGGTATTTATACGTTCATGGGATACCTCATGCTCTTCCATGAAATTGGGCTTGACTACACCTTGTCAACGTACGCTTCCGAGGGCGGTAACTTCGGTTCTTTCGTGTCTTTCGACATGGCGAAGAAACTCAACGCAAAAATGTATCATGAAGCGGAACGCCTCGGCGCAAAATGGATCTTAGGCGGAGAATGCGGTCATATGTGGCGTGTTATCAACCAATATATGGCTACCTATAACGGTCCTACCCCTCCGAATATGGAAACGCCGGTTTCTCCCATCACCGGAACTGTTTTTGAAAATGCGAAAGCAACAAAAATGGTGCATATCGTCGAGTTCACTGCCGACCTTATCAAACACAACAAATTGAATTTGCGTCCTGAACGGAACGATCATCTCATCACGACATGGCACGACTCCTGTAACCCTTCCCGCGCCATGGGCTGCTTTGAAGAACCCCGCTCCATTCTTAAGGCGGTATGCAATAACTTCTTCGAAATGCCCGAACATACCATCCGTGAAGAAACATTCTGCTGCGGTTCAGGTTCCGGTCTGAACTCCGAAGAAGTCATGGATTTGCGTATGCGCGGCGGACTTCCGAGAGCAAATGCCGTGCGCTGGGTTGCCGATCATCATGATGTGAACCGTGTCGCCTGCATGTGCGCGCTTGACCGTGCTATTTTGCCTCCTCTCATGAATTATTGGGTTCCAGGGGTTGATGTCAGCGGACTTCATGAATTGGTAGCGAACGCTCTTGTCATGAAAGACGAAACACAGCCGCGTACCATGGACCTTCGCCAGGAAGATTTGGAATTTCCCGATCCGGAACCGGAAGAGGAAATCGATGAAAGCCAAGCAGGCGAAGAACAAGAAAATGGAGGAGATGAATAA
- the dsrM gene encoding sulfate reduction electron transfer complex DsrMKJOP subunit DsrM, whose translation MAIALAAILIILAIAWGGALIGLKYVLGVVLPMLALIVFIIGFIMRLVYWAKSPVPFAIPTTGGQEKSLDWIKPARLDTPTSTMGLIGRMALEIFAFRSLFRNTRAVRTDDNGTPRITYYSSKWLWLFALLFHYSMLVIIIRHARFILEPVPFCINAVEFLDGLFQVGTPRFFISNALILAGLGFLLLRRLCNERLRYLSLPADYFALFLLLAVVCSGICMRYIDKVDIAMVKVVLMGLATFNFPSMEQLAQIGPIFFIHVTFVSVLLIYFPFSKLMHMGGIFFSPTRNLKCNTREVRHINPWNPPKKFHTYAAYEDDFRELMVEAGLPVDKPLEEKADEPEVDGQNEKAPA comes from the coding sequence ATGGCTATTGCATTAGCAGCAATTTTAATCATTCTTGCCATTGCTTGGGGTGGAGCTTTGATAGGATTGAAATATGTGCTTGGTGTTGTTTTGCCGATGCTCGCACTTATTGTTTTTATCATTGGCTTTATCATGCGATTGGTGTATTGGGCTAAATCACCCGTGCCTTTTGCGATTCCAACTACCGGCGGACAAGAAAAATCTCTTGACTGGATTAAGCCTGCCCGTCTTGATACCCCGACGTCAACAATGGGGCTTATCGGACGCATGGCTTTGGAAATCTTTGCCTTTAGATCCCTTTTCAGGAATACAAGGGCTGTTCGTACCGATGATAACGGCACACCGCGTATCACGTATTATTCTTCCAAATGGTTATGGCTTTTTGCTTTGCTTTTCCATTACAGTATGCTTGTCATTATCATTCGTCATGCGCGCTTTATCCTTGAGCCGGTTCCGTTCTGCATTAATGCCGTGGAATTTCTGGACGGGCTTTTCCAGGTCGGAACGCCTCGCTTTTTCATTTCAAACGCATTGATTCTTGCAGGTTTGGGATTTTTGTTGCTTCGTCGTTTGTGCAATGAAAGACTTCGTTATCTTTCTCTGCCCGCTGACTATTTTGCGCTTTTCCTTCTGCTTGCGGTTGTTTGTTCCGGTATCTGCATGCGTTATATCGACAAGGTCGATATCGCGATGGTGAAAGTCGTGCTTATGGGACTTGCCACATTCAATTTCCCAAGCATGGAACAACTGGCGCAAATCGGACCGATCTTTTTTATCCACGTTACTTTTGTAAGCGTGCTTTTGATTTACTTCCCATTCTCAAAACTTATGCATATGGGCGGTATTTTCTTCTCCCCGACACGTAATCTCAAATGTAATACTCGTGAAGTGCGCCACATAAACCCATGGAATCCTCCTAAGAAATTCCATACTTATGCGGCTTATGAAGATGATTTCCGTGAACTTATGGTTGAAGCTGGACTTCCGGTTGATAAGCCTCTTGAAGAAAAAGCAGACGAACCCGAAGTTGACGGGCAAAACGAAAAAGCACCAGCTTAA
- a CDS encoding DUF4911 domain-containing protein produces MMKYRYREPKRLPQARRSSVLYLQLAPSHMAMFRFLLEAYDNVAMFTVLEPKQTLLKLIYSPHDENYVHEILASMQSKVPFNVLRIFDEDLNCCGSKEH; encoded by the coding sequence ATGATGAAATACCGTTACCGCGAACCTAAAAGACTGCCGCAGGCAAGACGGAGCAGCGTATTGTATTTGCAGCTTGCGCCAAGCCATATGGCGATGTTCCGGTTTTTGCTTGAAGCGTATGATAATGTCGCCATGTTTACGGTTTTGGAACCGAAACAAACGCTGTTGAAATTGATATATTCCCCTCATGATGAAAACTATGTGCATGAAATTTTGGCTTCCATGCAAAGTAAGGTTCCGTTTAACGTGCTGCGGATTTTTGATGAAGATTTGAATTGCTGCGGAAGCAAAGAACATTGA
- a CDS encoding NAD(P)H-dependent oxidoreductase, with protein sequence MKNVLIVSGHNDLNNSLANTIILENLQNSLPAAEFDFLDKLYPDYEFDVKKEQEKLVKADIIVLQFPIFWYSVPSLMKKWFEDIFIHGFSHGSTGKALAGKTLIASFTTGSPAEAYKHGGMQNYTLDEFLPPLIQLAAISGMNWGGYVHTGGVSYASRNDEAAQKEIKEKSFQHAQRLMEKLTALF encoded by the coding sequence ATGAAAAATGTGCTTATTGTTTCAGGGCATAATGATTTAAACAATTCACTTGCCAATACGATTATTCTTGAAAATTTGCAAAATTCGCTGCCGGCGGCGGAATTTGATTTTTTGGATAAATTATATCCTGATTATGAATTTGATGTGAAAAAAGAACAGGAAAAACTGGTAAAAGCCGATATTATTGTTTTGCAGTTTCCTATATTTTGGTACAGCGTGCCGTCTTTAATGAAAAAATGGTTTGAGGATATTTTTATTCATGGCTTTTCCCATGGCTCAACGGGTAAAGCATTAGCCGGCAAAACCCTTATCGCTTCTTTTACGACAGGTTCTCCTGCCGAAGCGTATAAGCACGGCGGTATGCAAAATTATACGCTTGATGAGTTTTTGCCTCCATTGATTCAGCTTGCGGCAATTTCCGGCATGAACTGGGGAGGCTATGTTCATACAGGCGGTGTTTCCTACGCTTCAAGAAATGATGAAGCCGCACAAAAAGAAATAAAAGAAAAATCATTTCAGCACGCGCAGCGGCTAATGGAAAAATTGACTGCGTTGTTTTAA
- the infA gene encoding translation initiation factor IF-1, translated as MAKEEAIEIYGVVEEALPNAMFRVQLENGHEILAHISGKMRKFYIRILPGDKVKVELSPYDLTRGRITYRDK; from the coding sequence ATGGCAAAAGAAGAAGCCATTGAAATTTACGGTGTTGTTGAAGAAGCATTGCCAAATGCGATGTTTAGAGTGCAATTGGAAAACGGGCATGAAATCTTGGCTCATATTTCCGGAAAAATGCGTAAATTTTATATCCGTATCCTCCCGGGCGATAAGGTTAAAGTTGAGTTGTCTCCTTATGATCTCACTCGCGGAAGAATTACCTATCGTGATAAATAA
- the dsrJ gene encoding sulfate reduction electron transfer complex DsrMKJOP subunit DsrJ has translation MYNSKYVIAGIILFVAIFTSPFWLNIFSAKYDYPELAKPVGKNGETLECVEPKEWMRANHMSLLIEWRDKALREEKRVYVSSTGKEWETSLQKTCLACHTDYDNFCKKCHDQNAVEPYCWDCHIQPQGNK, from the coding sequence ATGTATAATTCAAAATATGTTATTGCGGGCATTATCCTCTTTGTTGCGATTTTTACCAGTCCGTTCTGGCTCAATATCTTCTCTGCGAAATATGATTACCCCGAGCTTGCGAAACCTGTCGGAAAAAACGGGGAAACTCTTGAATGTGTCGAACCGAAAGAATGGATGCGCGCCAACCATATGTCACTTCTCATCGAATGGCGTGATAAAGCCCTTCGTGAAGAAAAACGTGTCTATGTTTCCAGCACAGGTAAAGAATGGGAAACAAGCTTGCAGAAAACTTGTTTGGCTTGCCATACTGATTACGATAATTTTTGCAAAAAGTGTCACGACCAAAACGCTGTTGAGCCTTATTGTTGGGATTGTCACATTCAGCCTCAGGGGAATAAATAA
- the dsrO gene encoding sulfate reduction electron transfer complex DsrMKJOP subunit DsrO codes for MNANRRYFLKVAGLSTFALAAGVGASAAKAVTAAKEAGDGSYKVSEQAVHGKRFAMVIDTRKFETEEDMLPIIEACHKFHNVPKIDGAKEIKWIWHDSFHHAFVDDTSPLIPDEVKSRPYFMLCNHCTNPSCVRVCPTKATYLTSQNLVAIDYHRCVGCRFCMAACPYGSRSFNFTDPRQYIKPEDLNYEYPSRMRGVVEKCTFCAERLELGKLPLCVEASNGAILFGDLNDPESDVRQALAENFTIRRKPALGTDPGVYYII; via the coding sequence ATGAATGCTAATAGACGTTACTTTTTGAAAGTTGCGGGTCTTTCCACTTTTGCCCTTGCGGCGGGTGTCGGCGCAAGCGCAGCAAAAGCCGTGACTGCAGCTAAAGAAGCAGGTGACGGTTCTTACAAAGTATCTGAACAAGCTGTGCACGGCAAACGTTTTGCCATGGTCATTGATACTCGTAAGTTTGAAACCGAAGAAGACATGCTGCCGATTATCGAGGCATGCCATAAGTTCCATAATGTTCCGAAAATTGACGGAGCAAAGGAAATCAAGTGGATTTGGCACGACTCTTTCCACCATGCTTTTGTTGACGATACTTCACCTCTTATTCCTGACGAAGTGAAAAGCCGTCCTTATTTCATGCTTTGCAACCACTGCACAAACCCAAGCTGCGTGCGTGTCTGCCCTACGAAAGCGACTTATCTTACCTCTCAAAACCTTGTCGCTATCGATTATCACCGCTGCGTAGGCTGCCGTTTCTGCATGGCTGCCTGTCCTTATGGTTCACGTTCATTCAACTTTACTGACCCCCGTCAGTACATCAAGCCGGAAGATTTGAATTACGAATATCCTTCCCGGATGCGCGGTGTCGTTGAAAAATGCACGTTTTGTGCGGAACGTCTGGAACTTGGAAAGCTCCCTCTTTGTGTAGAAGCCTCCAATGGCGCCATTTTGTTTGGTGATTTGAACGATCCTGAGTCTGATGTCCGTCAAGCATTGGCTGAAAACTTTACTATACGCCGCAAACCAGCTCTCGGTACCGATCCCGGCGTGTATTATATTATTTAG
- a CDS encoding D-cysteine desulfhydrase translates to MNLAQFPRRGYVKEATPIEFLPNFSKALGGKVNVYIKRDDLLPGTSGGNKTRKLDFCIADALAKGADTIITCGAVQSNHCRLTLSWAVKEGLDCYLVLEERVKNSYKPEASGNNFLFRLLGVKGITVVPGGSDMMGEMGKVAEKLKAEGKKPYIVPGGASNALGALGYVGCMEEIMHQMFIQGLTFDHMVVPSGSAGTHAGIIAGMIGNNINIPVTGIGVNRPKAVQQEAVHKLANQALDLIGVEQRVPADKVIAFDDYVGPGYSLPTDAMVEAVKLLARTEGILLDPVYSGKAMSGLIDLVRKGYFREGSNILFLHTGGSPALYAYLDCFGN, encoded by the coding sequence ATGAATTTAGCGCAATTTCCACGCCGCGGCTATGTTAAGGAAGCAACCCCAATCGAATTTCTGCCGAACTTTTCTAAAGCGCTCGGCGGTAAAGTGAACGTGTATATCAAACGTGACGACTTGTTACCCGGAACAAGCGGCGGCAACAAAACCCGTAAGCTTGATTTCTGCATTGCCGATGCCTTGGCGAAAGGCGCCGATACCATTATCACATGCGGTGCCGTGCAATCCAACCACTGCCGTTTGACTTTGTCCTGGGCTGTGAAAGAAGGACTCGATTGTTATCTTGTGCTTGAAGAACGTGTGAAAAACAGCTATAAGCCCGAAGCTTCCGGCAACAACTTCCTTTTCCGGCTTCTCGGCGTAAAGGGAATTACCGTTGTTCCCGGCGGTTCCGACATGATGGGAGAAATGGGAAAAGTCGCTGAAAAATTGAAAGCGGAAGGCAAAAAGCCTTACATTGTTCCCGGCGGGGCTTCCAATGCCCTTGGCGCGTTGGGCTATGTGGGCTGCATGGAAGAAATCATGCATCAGATGTTCATCCAAGGTCTGACCTTTGACCATATGGTTGTTCCCAGCGGTTCCGCCGGCACGCACGCAGGCATTATCGCCGGCATGATCGGCAACAATATCAATATCCCCGTTACGGGTATCGGCGTAAACCGCCCTAAAGCGGTGCAGCAGGAAGCTGTGCATAAGTTGGCGAACCAAGCCCTTGACCTTATTGGTGTTGAGCAAAGGGTTCCGGCTGATAAAGTCATTGCGTTCGATGATTATGTCGGTCCCGGTTATTCCCTTCCGACGGACGCAATGGTTGAAGCCGTAAAGCTTCTTGCCCGGACCGAAGGTATTTTGCTTGACCCCGTTTATTCCGGCAAGGCGATGTCCGGCCTTATCGACCTTGTACGAAAGGGATATTTCAGGGAAGGGTCCAACATCCTCTTCCTGCATACCGGCGGTTCTCCCGCTTTGTATGCGTATTTGGATTGTTTCGGAAACTAG
- the dsrP gene encoding sulfate reduction electron transfer complex DsrMKJOP subunit DsrP produces the protein MLEKVLKGSPKYYMWLGFLLTIIAVAACVYVYQLMYGLGITGLTRDSSWGFYIAQFTYLVGVAASAVMLVLPAYFHHYVKFKRVIIFGEFLAIGAVIMCMLFIVVDMGQPHRVLNVILHPTPGSVLFWDATVLSGYLVLNAVIGWTTLEAEKVGMAPPKWIKYLVYLSIIWAFSIHTVTAFLYAGLPGRHFWLTAILAARFLSSAFCSGPAILLLLIMLLKKVAGFDCGKSVIKTLTLIITYAMCLNVFFFCLELFTAFYSGIPGHQLPIQYLFGFGHAEGAWIGPWMWVAATLAIVSVILLVVPSFRENHNLLPWTLVLLVIATWIDKGLGLLIGGFNPTPFEYFTVYTPTFAEVTISCGIFAVGALVVSILWKIALDVKKEARSFDLPAGE, from the coding sequence ATGCTTGAGAAAGTATTGAAAGGTTCACCTAAATACTATATGTGGCTCGGCTTCTTGCTTACGATAATCGCCGTCGCCGCTTGTGTGTACGTGTATCAGCTCATGTACGGGCTTGGTATCACAGGTCTTACAAGAGATTCCTCCTGGGGATTTTATATTGCGCAGTTCACGTATCTGGTCGGGGTTGCGGCGTCTGCCGTCATGCTCGTTCTTCCTGCGTATTTCCACCATTATGTGAAGTTTAAGCGTGTCATCATCTTTGGTGAGTTTCTCGCCATCGGTGCCGTTATCATGTGCATGCTTTTCATTGTTGTGGATATGGGACAGCCGCACCGCGTATTGAACGTTATCCTGCATCCGACACCGGGTTCCGTCCTTTTTTGGGACGCAACCGTTTTGTCAGGCTATTTGGTGCTTAATGCCGTAATCGGCTGGACGACCTTGGAAGCGGAAAAAGTTGGCATGGCTCCTCCGAAATGGATTAAATACCTTGTTTATCTTTCCATTATTTGGGCTTTTTCCATTCACACCGTTACCGCTTTCCTTTACGCCGGTTTGCCGGGACGTCATTTTTGGCTGACCGCTATTTTGGCGGCTCGCTTCTTGTCCTCCGCATTCTGTTCAGGTCCTGCGATTTTGCTTCTTTTGATCATGCTCTTGAAGAAAGTCGCCGGTTTCGACTGCGGTAAATCTGTCATAAAAACACTGACCCTCATCATTACCTATGCAATGTGTCTGAACGTGTTCTTTTTCTGTTTGGAACTCTTTACGGCATTTTACAGCGGTATTCCGGGCCATCAGCTCCCAATCCAATATCTTTTCGGTTTCGGGCATGCAGAAGGCGCTTGGATCGGACCTTGGATGTGGGTTGCCGCAACGCTTGCCATTGTTTCAGTAATCCTTTTGGTTGTTCCAAGTTTCAGGGAAAATCATAATTTGCTCCCATGGACTTTGGTTCTTCTTGTCATTGCGACATGGATCGATAAGGGCTTAGGACTTCTTATCGGCGGTTTCAACCCGACTCCGTTCGAGTATTTCACCGTATACACGCCGACTTTTGCCGAAGTCACCATTTCCTGCGGTATTTTTGCCGTCGGTGCGTTGGTGGTTTCCATCCTTTGGAAGATTGCTCTTGATGTCAAGAAAGAAGCTCGCAGCTTTGATTTGCCGGCAGGCGAATAA
- a CDS encoding RsbRD N-terminal domain-containing protein, translating to MLFYERVKQNKAVLLQKWVDKYYAAYPLGSTGFVRTSTDRFKNPIGIITQTSLNTLYDAAIGEDIELAGVHNALNELIKLRAIQEMPASRAVGPMAQLKTLFKEEVFDVLVKENKDSKVLQEIFEEFFMVAARIDGLLLVSLDLYAEDRERVYNLRVEEIHRSQSQVVRWAKLREEKMSTNHNNSEE from the coding sequence ATGCTTTTTTACGAGAGAGTGAAACAAAATAAAGCTGTTCTCCTGCAAAAATGGGTTGACAAATATTATGCCGCCTATCCTTTGGGCAGCACGGGCTTTGTGCGCACCAGCACGGACAGGTTTAAAAATCCCATCGGAATTATCACGCAAACCAGTCTGAATACGTTATATGATGCGGCGATCGGTGAGGATATCGAACTTGCCGGCGTGCATAATGCTCTCAATGAACTCATTAAACTTCGTGCCATTCAGGAAATGCCCGCGTCAAGGGCCGTGGGTCCTATGGCGCAGCTTAAAACCCTGTTTAAAGAAGAAGTATTTGACGTACTCGTCAAAGAAAATAAAGACTCGAAAGTTTTACAGGAAATTTTTGAGGAATTTTTCATGGTGGCGGCCCGTATTGACGGTCTTTTGCTGGTGTCTTTGGATTTATATGCCGAGGATAGGGAAAGGGTGTACAATTTGCGGGTTGAGGAAATACATCGCAGTCAATCTCAGGTTGTTCGCTGGGCCAAACTGCGGGAGGAAAAAATGTCAACTAACCACAACAACTCTGAGGAGTAA
- a CDS encoding TRAP transporter small permease, which yields MLKLFDKIDENLSAIFLGAMTVITVIQIVFRYFISYSLSWPEELGRYLFIAAVYIGASYAEKENKHLAITILRTNAGKLCAKYVPVLAQIVDLLFCVIMTWWGMIMTQFVYHSNQLAPAILVPMYVIYAVLPFGMGLMAIRAFVNLIKFIQTARNDF from the coding sequence ATGTTAAAATTATTTGATAAAATTGATGAAAATTTATCAGCAATATTTCTGGGTGCAATGACAGTTATTACCGTAATTCAAATCGTATTTCGTTATTTTATTTCTTATTCTTTATCATGGCCGGAGGAATTGGGACGATATTTGTTTATTGCTGCCGTTTATATTGGAGCAAGTTATGCTGAAAAGGAAAATAAGCATTTAGCAATTACTATTTTAAGAACCAACGCAGGAAAATTGTGTGCAAAGTATGTTCCTGTTTTAGCTCAAATTGTGGATTTATTGTTTTGTGTAATCATGACATGGTGGGGAATGATTATGACACAATTTGTTTACCATTCAAATCAGTTGGCACCGGCAATTTTAGTTCCTATGTATGTTATTTATGCGGTTTTGCCTTTTGGTATGGGATTAATGGCAATTCGGGCTTTTGTGAACTTGATTAAATTTATACAGACGGCAAGAAATGATTTTTAA
- a CDS encoding RidA family protein gives MKKIISSDKAPKAIGPYSQAVRSGGLVFFSGQLGINPETGKLAEGGVKAQAEQALKNIRAILEEAGAGVENVVKTTVFITKMDDFQEVNAAYSAVFSGDFPARSCVAVHQLPLNALVEIEIIVAL, from the coding sequence ATGAAAAAAATCATTTCAAGCGATAAAGCCCCTAAAGCGATAGGACCGTATTCACAAGCTGTCCGATCCGGCGGTTTGGTTTTCTTTTCCGGGCAATTAGGTATCAATCCCGAAACAGGAAAACTTGCTGAAGGCGGGGTTAAAGCTCAAGCGGAACAGGCATTGAAAAATATCAGAGCTATTTTGGAAGAGGCTGGAGCCGGTGTTGAGAATGTTGTAAAAACAACGGTGTTTATCACGAAAATGGACGATTTTCAGGAAGTCAATGCGGCATATTCTGCTGTATTCAGCGGGGATTTCCCCGCTCGTTCCTGTGTTGCGGTCCACCAGCTGCCATTGAACGCTTTGGTTGAAATTGAAATTATTGTCGCTTTGTGA